The following coding sequences lie in one Phalacrocorax aristotelis chromosome 4, bGulAri2.1, whole genome shotgun sequence genomic window:
- the LOC142056441 gene encoding claudin-22-like, translating into MNLVHRHRLQLVGFALSVLGWLLTGTCNYLPDWKNLNLDLNVLELWTMGLWQTCIVQDVGGTQCKDFDSFLALPLEFKISRILLSTSNGLGLLSLVISSLGLDCLKMEATEQKRKKQLLLLGGILLWMSGGLALVPVSWVAHTIIQEFWDEDIPEIVPRWEIGDALFSGWFGGFFIILGGSLLLSTICLSSDHQLPEQYAMADMQDTHHHLEIGNRRL; encoded by the coding sequence ATGAACTTAGTCCACAGACACAGGCTACAGTTAGTTGGATTTGCGTTGTCTGTACTAGGATGGCTTTTAACTGGTACCTGTAACTATTTACCAGACTGGAAAAATCTCAATTTAGACTTAAATGTACTGGAGCTTTGGACCATGGGACTCTGGCAAACCTGTATAGTCCAAGATGTAGGAGGAACACAGTGTAAAGATTTTGATTCTTTCCTAGCTTTGCCTCTAGAATTCAAGATTTCCAGGATTTTACTATCTACATCAAACGGACTAGGACTTCTGAGCCTTGTCATCTCTAGTCTCGGTTTGGACTGCCTAAAGATGGAGGCTACAGAGCAGAAGCGAAAGAAACAGCTGTTACTTCTTGGAGGAATACTTCTGTGGATGTCTGGAGGTCTGGCCTTAGTGCCTGTTTCTTGGGTTGCCCATACAATAATCCAGGAATTTTGGGATGAAGACATCCCAGAGATTGTGCCCCGATGGGAAATAGGGGATGCGCTGTTCAGTGGTTGGTTTGGTGGATTTTTTATAATTCTAGGAGGATCTCTACTCCTCTCCACAATCTGCCTGTCATCTGACCATCAATTACCAGAGCAGTATGCAATGGCAGATATGCAAGACACACATCACCATCTGGAAATTGGAAATAGAAGACTTTAA
- the LOC142056442 gene encoding claudin-22-like, whose translation MALVYRPMMQLSGILCSLLGWVLSCLTTYLPQWKNLNLELNELEIWTMGLWQACVVQEEGGMQCKDFDSFLALPPELRISRILMVFSNGSGLLGLLLSGFGLDCLKIGERQQEQKKRLLLFGGMLFWISGIAAVVPVSWVAHSTVQEFWDENIPDIVPRWDFGEALFVGWLAGFCLILGGSLLNFTICSTEVHPSSIHYAVAEQQDQCQHLETETRP comes from the coding sequence ATGGCCTTGGTCTATCGACCAATGATGCAATTAAGTGGCATACTGTGCTCTCTGTTGGGATGGGTCCTGTCCTGCCTCACTACCTATTTACCCCAGTGGAAAAATCTTAACTTGGAGCTGAATGAACTGGAGATCTGGACCATGGGACTCTGGCAAGCTTGTGTTGTCCAGGAAGAAGGGGGAATGCAGTGCAAGGACTTCGATTCTTTCTTAGCTTTGCCTCCAGAGCTCAGGATTTCTAGGATTTTGATGGTTTTTTCCAATGGATCGGGGCTTTTGGGCCTCTTGCTCTCAGGATTTGGGTTGGACTGTTTGAAAATTGGTGAAAGACAACAGGAACAAAAGAAACGGCTGTTGCTGTTTGGAGGAATGCTCTTCTGGATATCGGGGATTGCAGCTGTTGTCCCTGTTTCTTGGGTTGCCCATTCCACAGTCCAGGAATTTTGGGATGAGAATATACCAGATATTGTCCCCAGGTGGGATTTTGGGGAAGCGTTATTTGTTGGCTGGCTTGCTGGGTTTTGTCTTATACTAGGAGGATCCCTACTTAATTTCACAATCTGTTCAACTGAAGTCCATCCATCTTCAATCCATTATGCAGTAGCAGAACAGCAAGATCAGTGTCAACACTTGGAAACTGAAACTAGGCCTTAA